A single window of Candidatus Glassbacteria bacterium DNA harbors:
- a CDS encoding TonB-dependent receptor, whose product MQRKVLARAGSVIFVPLMLLLLVNTIDLHAQLSTGKIEGTVRDKDTGSPLEGAQVIVEGTRLGNVTNADGYYFILNIPPGRRDITFTYTGYQKTTVANELILAGQTSTVNADLSSTVVQLEGITVEGESEVLMPRDNTVSKQRMTSEYMQEAPATTLEDLMILEAGVQIGGEGGKSQGLRIRGGRLGEEAMVVDGVMVRNNTADPFDHTWSGGDWWHNTEEAHTGQDTNPLEFSIGAVEQVDIITGGFQAEYGNAQSGIINIVTREGGPQYRGSVRFTSDQQNPRTSDYGYNQLSVSVGGPLIPSVNNLFFHVSGEIQGTADNFPTHADEGFRGVNQDFVDRLNQSVVNDPILSQPENAFTLEQFRTGRESYASLTGSDASLWSPPNPVRRETNWGDRTLGSGKITFAPMAGLKLIGTQNLSRNQRSYPKGSDGSGNYFYDGLVTVDDLPQRNWGTETETYIHQARARKVKSSNTLVGGDWNFLKSAERSATVMFRYHYFVNQSVNGADLEVGWQRDPFMSWQREEINFEVENYPDRWAISSIPERRLYYPDGTTRWLQSWIFETPFRAFRDNLFLIQYRYGREKQNNYKFDVDFQFDRYNRAKMGVQYSMLDNHKINPGNWNSERNYDYEFNYTPRIMAFYIQNRTDLGDFVFNYGLRFDSFRPRENWGISEGNRSGEGTFPQIKHEWSPRFDVAFPVTDKAQMRFSYGAFTQIPNMSIMYSGSNDGFLDLTRTDAFESGISYMLSDDVVLDLVSYYRDIEGNVARKSVFRDIYLFTTEQRERGWSTYYTNRDAGNIKGVDLTVRKRFSNNFTFAAIYTLQFSRTTGSAPNQALSNAFTYDPATGEVQVPPDDLRPIEGDRTHMFVARGSYLFPQDYMSGTFYHRLLRNLRLYGAFNIQSGQPSGGTQYFRGSWIYNLDLRFTKSFDLGGARRFSVFTEIFNATNRKNHVGYPRNYSYEDSYIGATAPAEGWDWETPGRSEQEDMRFNADLNGDGHLSRLEATKGEIAYRMMDATINAANWGMARQIRLGAEIRF is encoded by the coding sequence ATGCAACGAAAAGTTCTAGCTCGAGCCGGGTCTGTGATTTTTGTGCCCTTGATGCTGCTCCTGCTCGTGAATACCATCGATCTGCATGCACAACTCTCGACCGGCAAGATCGAAGGTACCGTTCGGGACAAGGACACCGGCAGCCCGCTTGAAGGAGCCCAGGTTATTGTGGAGGGTACCCGGCTCGGTAATGTGACCAATGCCGATGGGTATTATTTCATCCTCAATATCCCGCCCGGCAGAAGGGATATCACTTTCACATATACCGGTTACCAGAAAACCACCGTGGCCAATGAGTTGATCCTGGCCGGCCAGACCTCCACGGTCAACGCAGATTTGAGTTCCACGGTCGTTCAACTCGAAGGGATTACGGTCGAAGGTGAAAGCGAGGTACTGATGCCTCGCGACAACACAGTCTCCAAACAGAGAATGACATCGGAGTATATGCAAGAAGCACCCGCGACCACGCTAGAGGATCTGATGATACTCGAGGCCGGAGTGCAGATCGGCGGTGAGGGCGGCAAGAGCCAGGGCCTGCGCATCCGCGGTGGCCGTCTCGGCGAGGAGGCGATGGTTGTCGACGGCGTTATGGTACGTAATAATACCGCCGATCCATTCGACCATACCTGGAGCGGCGGCGACTGGTGGCATAATACCGAGGAAGCGCATACCGGCCAGGATACGAATCCGCTGGAGTTTTCGATCGGAGCGGTTGAGCAGGTGGATATAATCACAGGCGGATTCCAGGCCGAGTACGGCAACGCCCAGTCGGGTATTATCAACATCGTTACCCGCGAGGGCGGCCCGCAGTACAGGGGCTCGGTCCGGTTCACGAGCGACCAGCAGAACCCGCGCACCTCGGATTACGGTTACAACCAGTTGTCTGTCTCTGTGGGCGGCCCCCTGATTCCGAGCGTGAACAACCTGTTTTTCCACGTTTCCGGAGAAATACAGGGTACCGCGGATAATTTCCCGACTCACGCAGACGAGGGGTTCCGGGGAGTCAACCAGGACTTCGTGGACAGGCTGAACCAGTCGGTAGTTAACGACCCGATTCTGAGCCAGCCCGAAAACGCTTTTACTCTCGAGCAGTTCCGGACCGGCAGGGAATCTTACGCTTCTTTGACAGGTTCAGATGCCTCACTCTGGTCGCCACCCAACCCGGTGCGCCGGGAAACGAACTGGGGAGACAGGACTCTCGGGTCAGGTAAGATCACCTTTGCGCCGATGGCAGGGCTGAAACTTATCGGAACCCAGAATCTGTCCCGCAACCAGCGCTCCTATCCCAAAGGTAGCGACGGCAGCGGGAACTATTTCTACGACGGCCTTGTAACCGTTGACGATCTCCCCCAGCGCAACTGGGGAACCGAAACGGAAACGTATATCCACCAGGCAAGGGCCAGGAAAGTCAAGTCCTCCAACACCCTGGTCGGTGGCGACTGGAATTTCCTCAAGAGCGCCGAGCGCAGTGCAACAGTGATGTTCCGCTATCACTATTTCGTGAACCAGAGTGTAAACGGCGCGGATCTGGAAGTGGGCTGGCAGCGCGATCCGTTCATGAGCTGGCAGAGGGAAGAGATCAATTTCGAGGTCGAGAACTATCCCGACCGCTGGGCGATCAGCAGCATTCCCGAGCGCCGGCTGTACTACCCCGATGGCACCACGCGCTGGCTGCAGTCGTGGATCTTCGAGACCCCGTTCAGAGCTTTCCGGGATAACCTCTTTCTTATCCAGTATCGCTACGGCCGCGAGAAGCAGAACAACTATAAGTTTGATGTCGACTTTCAGTTTGATCGGTACAATCGGGCCAAGATGGGAGTCCAGTACAGCATGCTGGACAACCACAAGATCAATCCGGGAAACTGGAACTCCGAGCGCAATTACGACTACGAGTTCAATTATACTCCCAGGATCATGGCTTTCTACATCCAGAACCGTACCGATCTCGGCGATTTCGTGTTCAACTACGGGCTCAGGTTCGATTCGTTCAGGCCCAGGGAGAACTGGGGAATATCAGAGGGCAACCGCAGCGGAGAAGGTACATTCCCGCAGATCAAGCACGAGTGGTCGCCCAGATTCGACGTGGCTTTCCCGGTGACCGACAAGGCCCAGATGCGCTTCTCCTACGGCGCTTTCACCCAGATACCTAATATGTCGATCATGTACAGCGGCAGCAACGACGGGTTCCTGGACCTTACCCGCACCGATGCGTTCGAATCAGGAATAAGCTACATGCTTTCCGACGACGTTGTGCTGGATCTCGTGTCCTACTACCGCGATATCGAAGGCAACGTGGCGCGCAAGTCAGTGTTCCGCGATATCTACCTGTTCACGACCGAACAGAGAGAGCGGGGATGGAGCACATACTACACCAACAGGGATGCGGGTAATATCAAGGGCGTTGATTTAACCGTGCGCAAGCGCTTCTCCAACAACTTTACATTCGCCGCAATTTACACGCTGCAGTTCTCCCGTACAACCGGCAGCGCGCCCAACCAGGCCCTGAGCAACGCGTTCACCTACGACCCGGCCACCGGCGAGGTTCAGGTCCCGCCCGATGATCTCCGGCCGATCGAGGGCGACCGTACGCATATGTTCGTTGCCAGGGGCAGCTACCTGTTCCCGCAGGATTACATGTCAGGTACGTTTTACCATAGACTGCTGAGGAATCTGAGGCTCTACGGCGCATTTAACATTCAGAGCGGACAGCCCAGCGGCGGGACACAGTACTTCCGTGGATCCTGGATCTACAACCTCGACCTGCGGTTCACCAAATCTTTCGACTTGGGCGGAGCGCGGCGGTTCAGCGTGTTCACGGAAATCTTCAACGCCACGAACCGGAAGAACCATGTCGGCTATCCCAGGAACTACTCGTACGAGGATTCCTATATAGGTGCAACCGCTCCTGCAGAAGGCTGGGATTGGGAAACACCGGGTAGAAGCGAGCAGGAAGACATGCGCTTCAACGCTGATTTAAACGGTGATGGACACTTGAGCAGACTGGAAGCCACTAAGGGAGAAATAGCCTATCGCATGATGGATGCCACGATTAACGCCGCCAACTGGGGCATGGCAAGGCAAATCCGACTGGGGGCGGAGATCCGCTTCTGA
- a CDS encoding helix-turn-helix domain-containing protein — translation MDFSAEMLASRIRRFRYNKRLSIEQLAQKAKVDKNTIVRIEKGEGRPNLKTLINICNVLEESVDKLVDMNAHENKDFYVHRRKKSRAKGQALKKQKGFRLGDLVAKLPFGHMNVVILEIDGNGQMRSHPGEEILFCLKGKVGINLGNTSVTLKKGDSVMFFGREPHQYYNADKSKNPVTAVGLSVWLDEDIDPQSNYFETYHL, via the coding sequence ATGGATTTCAGCGCGGAGATGCTGGCGTCAAGAATACGCCGCTTCCGTTATAACAAGAGACTGAGTATCGAACAGTTGGCGCAAAAAGCCAAAGTCGATAAAAATACCATCGTCAGAATAGAGAAAGGAGAAGGACGGCCGAACTTGAAGACCCTGATAAATATCTGCAACGTTCTCGAAGAGTCGGTCGACAAGTTGGTAGATATGAATGCTCACGAAAACAAGGACTTTTATGTACATCGAAGGAAAAAATCAAGAGCTAAAGGCCAGGCATTGAAAAAACAGAAAGGATTTCGCCTCGGTGACCTGGTTGCCAAACTGCCGTTCGGCCATATGAACGTGGTAATACTGGAAATAGATGGAAATGGTCAGATGCGAAGCCATCCGGGCGAGGAGATTCTGTTCTGCCTGAAAGGCAAAGTCGGTATCAATCTCGGGAACACTTCCGTGACCCTGAAAAAAGGTGACTCAGTCATGTTTTTCGGCCGGGAACCTCATCAGTACTACAATGCAGACAAAAGCAAGAATCCCGTGACGGCTGTCGGCTTAAGCGTCTGGCTGGACGAAGACATAGATCCTCAATCGAACTACTTCGAAACCTACCACCTGTGA
- a CDS encoding prolyl oligopeptidase family serine peptidase: MQNSRRNLIQITITLALLIFQPVFSLNAQEENLSVLSRWTEHSDAGNVLIHHLNQLAYECLDRRDSLVAGLKTGEQWRRRQGYILKTMEKMVGTFPPKTPLNPRITGIVERDGYRIEKVIFESMPRFYITGCLFIPEGAEEKRPAILNAIGHSPQAFRRDVYQVLILNLVKKGFIVFAIDPLGQGERLQYYDPEKKETLIGPGNPTVEHSYCGNQCFIAGNALARYWTWDCIRAIDYLVTRSEVDPERIGMTGCSGGGTQTAYASALDRRVKAAAPSCYLTSARRLLEFVGPQDAEHNFYRGIVDGVTSAELHVLRAPLPTLLVATTRDYYSIQGARETFREVKKAYQALGKPENLEMAEDDSEHGFTRKNNESIYAFFQKHLDWPGSSKEEEVQVLEEEELNITPTGMLSTYLEGETVFSINKRETEELIIALAESRKDLSGHLEKVRRNARELSGYIAPKPEKEPVYRGRYSRGNYTIEKWALYGEGDYMIPLLLFVPAGQQSEFPALIYLHPEGKAAEAEPGGRIEQLVNMGFVVAAADLIGTGETATRQSRRAREVAAFTALLVGRSIVGIQAGDVSRVANFLKHRDDVSRESIGAVGFGELCPALLHAAAFDKSIGPVALVDPLVSYRSLVVNRFYEYDFFSAVAAALTAYDLPDLAGCIAPRKLLMLSVRDQMKRPVAESMVENELAITRKAFSLKNSAENLKVMSSLPEQRLDSLLYWWLN; the protein is encoded by the coding sequence ATGCAGAACTCGAGAAGAAACTTGATTCAAATAACCATCACTCTCGCCCTGCTTATTTTCCAGCCGGTTTTTTCACTTAACGCTCAGGAAGAAAATCTGAGCGTGCTTTCGAGATGGACTGAGCACAGCGATGCTGGTAACGTGCTGATCCACCATCTCAACCAGCTCGCTTACGAATGCCTCGACCGCAGGGACAGTCTGGTTGCAGGTCTGAAAACCGGTGAACAATGGCGGCGAAGACAGGGATACATCCTGAAAACCATGGAAAAAATGGTCGGAACTTTTCCACCCAAAACTCCATTGAACCCGAGAATTACCGGGATAGTCGAAAGGGACGGATACAGGATCGAAAAGGTAATATTCGAATCGATGCCCCGCTTCTATATAACCGGTTGCCTGTTCATTCCGGAAGGCGCGGAAGAAAAAAGGCCGGCGATTTTAAACGCTATCGGGCATTCACCTCAGGCTTTCAGGCGCGATGTTTATCAAGTGCTGATTCTAAATCTGGTAAAGAAGGGATTTATCGTATTCGCCATCGATCCTCTGGGCCAGGGGGAAAGGCTTCAGTATTACGACCCGGAGAAGAAAGAGACTCTGATCGGCCCCGGCAATCCCACCGTGGAACATTCCTACTGCGGAAACCAGTGTTTTATCGCGGGAAACGCCCTGGCCAGATACTGGACATGGGACTGCATCCGGGCGATAGATTATCTCGTAACGCGCAGCGAGGTCGATCCGGAGCGGATCGGGATGACCGGGTGTTCGGGGGGCGGAACGCAGACGGCCTACGCATCGGCTCTGGACCGGAGAGTGAAAGCAGCGGCCCCGTCATGTTACCTGACCAGTGCCAGGCGGCTCCTCGAATTTGTCGGGCCGCAGGATGCCGAGCACAACTTTTACCGCGGCATCGTCGATGGCGTAACGTCTGCCGAGTTGCACGTTCTCAGGGCCCCTCTGCCCACCCTGCTGGTTGCCACCACCAGGGACTATTACAGTATACAGGGGGCGCGCGAAACATTCCGGGAAGTAAAGAAGGCCTACCAGGCGCTCGGTAAGCCGGAAAACCTGGAAATGGCCGAGGATGACAGCGAACATGGATTCACCCGGAAAAACAATGAATCGATATACGCCTTTTTTCAAAAACACCTCGACTGGCCCGGCAGTTCTAAAGAGGAAGAAGTGCAGGTTCTCGAAGAGGAAGAGTTGAATATTACACCCACCGGCATGCTTTCCACCTATCTGGAAGGAGAAACCGTATTCAGCATCAATAAAAGGGAAACCGAGGAATTAATTATCGCTCTCGCCGAGTCGAGAAAGGATCTGTCCGGGCATCTGGAAAAAGTTCGGCGCAACGCCAGGGAGCTTTCGGGTTACATTGCGCCGAAACCGGAGAAAGAGCCTGTTTATCGCGGACGGTACAGTCGCGGTAATTATACTATCGAGAAATGGGCTCTCTACGGCGAGGGTGATTACATGATACCTCTTCTGCTGTTCGTCCCTGCGGGTCAACAGAGCGAATTCCCGGCTTTAATCTATCTGCATCCCGAGGGGAAGGCAGCCGAAGCCGAGCCCGGCGGCCGGATCGAACAACTGGTAAACATGGGATTCGTGGTGGCGGCTGCCGATCTGATCGGCACAGGGGAGACAGCAACCAGGCAGTCGCGGCGAGCCAGGGAAGTAGCCGCCTTTACCGCGCTGCTGGTCGGCCGCAGCATAGTGGGCATCCAGGCGGGTGACGTGTCGAGGGTGGCGAATTTCCTGAAACACAGGGATGACGTCAGCCGGGAAAGTATCGGAGCGGTTGGTTTCGGTGAGTTGTGTCCGGCGCTCCTGCACGCGGCGGCCTTCGATAAATCCATCGGTCCGGTCGCCCTGGTCGATCCGCTGGTATCCTACCGGTCGCTGGTGGTGAACAGGTTCTATGAATACGATTTTTTCTCTGCCGTTGCCGCGGCGCTGACCGCCTATGACCTTCCCGATCTCGCCGGCTGTATCGCTCCCAGGAAGCTGCTGATGTTAAGCGTGAGAGACCAGATGAAGCGACCCGTCGCAGAATCGATGGTCGAAAATGAACTGGCTATTACCCGCAAAGCATTCTCGTTAAAAAACTCCGCTGAAAATCTCAAAGTTATGAGTTCACTTCCCGAGCAAAGGCTCGATTCTCTTCTTTACTGGTGGCTGAATTAG